Proteins encoded by one window of Lemur catta isolate mLemCat1 chromosome 12, mLemCat1.pri, whole genome shotgun sequence:
- the NR2F1 gene encoding COUP transcription factor 1, producing MAMVVSSWRDPQDDVAGGNPGGPNPAAQAARGGGGAGEQQQQAGSGAPHTPQTPGQPGAPATPGTAGDKGQGPPGSGQSQQHIECVVCGDKSSGKHYGQFTCEGCKSFFKRSVRRNLTYTCRANRNCPIDQHHRNQCQYCRLKKCLKVGMRREAVQRGRMPPTQPNPGQYALTNGDPLNGHCYLSGYISLLLRAEPYPTSRYGSQCMQPNNIMGIENICELAARLLFSAVEWARNIPFFPDLQITDQVSLLRLTWSELFVLNAAQCSMPLHVAPLLAAAGLHASPMSADRVVAFMDHIRIFQEQVEKLKALHVDSAEYSCLKAIVLFTSDACGLSDAAHIESLQEKSQCALEEYVRSQYPNQPSRFGKLLLRLPSLRTVSSSVIEQLFFVRLVGKTPIETLIRDMLLSGSSFNWPYMSIQCS from the exons ATGGCAATGGTAGTTAGCAGCTGGCGAGATCCGCAGGACGACGTGGCCGGGGGCAACCCCGGCGGCCCCAACCCCGCAGCGCAGGCGGCCCGCGGCGGCGGTGGCGCCGgcgagcagcagcagcaggcgggCTCGGGCGCGCCGCACACGCCGCAGACCCCGGGCCAGCCCGGAGCGCCCGCCACCCCCGGCACGGCGGGGGACAAGGGCCAGGGCCCGCCCGGTTCGGGCCAGAGCCAGCAGCACATCGAGTGCGTGGTGTGCGGGGACAAGTCGAGCGGCAAGCACTACGGCCAATTCACCTGCGAGGGCTGCAAAAGTTTCTTCAAGAGGAGCGTCCGCAGGAACTTAACTTACACATGCCGTGCCAACAGGAACTGTCCCATCGACCAGCACCACCGCAACCAGTGCCAATACTGCCGCCTCAAGAAGTGCCTCAAAGTGGGCATGAGGCGGGAAG CGGTTCAGCGAGGAAGAATGCCTCCAACCCAGCCCAATCCAGGCCAGTACGCACTCACCAACGGGGACCCCCTCAACGGCCACTGCTACCTGTCCGGCTACATCTCGCTGCTGCTGCGCGCCGAGCCCTACCCCACGTCGCGCTACGGCAGCCAGTGCATGCAGCCCAACAACATCATGGGCATCGAGAACATCTGCGAGCTGGCCGCGCGCCTGCTCTTCAGCGCCGTCGAGTGGGCCCGCAACATCCCCTTCTTCCCGGATCTGCAGATCACCGACCAGGTGTCCCTGCTACGCCTCACCTGGAGCGAGCTGTTCGTGCTCAATGCGGCCCAGTGCTCTATGCCGCTGCACGTGGCGCCGCTGCTGGCCGCCGCCGGCCTGCACGCCTCGCCCATGTCCGCCGACCGCGTCGTGGCCTTCATGGACCACATCCGCATCTTCCAGGAGCAGGTGGAGAAGCTCAAGGCGCTGCACGTCGACTCAGCCGAGTACAGCTGCCTCAAAGCCATCGTGCTGTTCACGTCAG ACGCCTGTGGCCTGTCGGATGCCGCCCACATCGAGAGCCTGCAGGAAAAGTCGCAGTGCGCCCTGGAGGAGTACGTGAGGAGCCAGTATCCCAACCAGCCCAGCCGCTTCGGCAAACTGCTGCTGCGACTGCCCTCGCTGCGCACCGTGTCCTCGTCAGTCATCGAGCAGCTCTTCTTCGTCCGTTTGGTAGGTAAAACCCCCATCGAAACTCTCATCCGCGATATGTTACTGTCTGGGAGCAGCTTCAACTGGCCTTACATGTCCATCCAGTGCTCCTAG